DNA sequence from the Burkholderia pyrrocinia genome:
CGCTGACCGGCGAGGTGCCGTCACGCTGGGGCCTGAGAGGCACGGAGGATCTCGGCGGCGGCTACCAGGCCTTCTTCGTGCTCGAAAACGGCTTCCAGCCCGGCACCGGCGCGCTGAACTACGGCGGGCGCCTGTTCGGGCGGCAGGCGAACATGGGCGTGAACAGCCCCTTCGGCGCGCTGACCCTCGGCCGCCAGATGAACATGTCGATGATCGTGCTGACCAATGCCGACGTGATCGGTCCGTCGATTCATTCGATGGCGGATTTCGACTCCTATCTGCCGAACGCGCGCAGCGACAATGCGATCGGCTACAAGGGCACGTTCCACGGCGTGACGCTCGGCGCCACCTACAGTTTCGGCCGCGACGCGGCCGGGCCGGCAGGACCGTCGGCGACGGGCTGCGCCGGACAGGTGCCCGGCGACATCGTCGCCTGTCGTCAATACACGGCGATGCTCGCCTATGACGCGAGCAATTTCGGGCTGGCTGCATCGCACGACGTGATGCGCGGCGGCGGCAGCGCGCTCGCGCCGCTGAACAATCCGGCGTATACCGACACGCGCGACATCGTCGCCGGCTACGTGAAGATCGGCCCCGCGAAACTGGGCGCCGGGTGGATCCGCCGCAACCTCGCGGCGGCCGAACACCTGCAGGCCGACATCGTGTTCGCCGGCGGCACGTACTACGCGACGCCCTACCTCGCGCTCGACCTGCAGGGCGTACGCTACCTGCAGCGTCGCGAAAACAGCGAAGGCGGCACGAACGCCACGCTGCTCGTCGGCCGCGCGAGCTATTTCCTGTCGAAGCGGACGACCGTTTATACGTCGGCGGGCTACATGTTCAACAGCACGCTGGCCGCGAACGCGGTCGCCGCCGGCGGGACGGTCGGCACCGGGATGAATCAGCTCGGCGTGATGGCCGGCATCCAGCAGAAGTTCTGAATGCCGGCCCCCGCACTACCTCAATCGGCGAGCCGGCAGTGCGAGAGCTTCAACCCCGGCAGCACCGGCGCGTCGAGATAGCCTTCGTTCACGCAACTGAAGCGGAAGTTCGCGGATGCCGTGAACGGCTTGATCTCGCCGCCGGGGAATTTCGGCTTCAGCGCGGCCTGGTCGGCCACGTCGAAATGCGTGTCGAACTGCCCGCCGTCGGTCGTCAGCGCGCCGAAGTACGTGCCGCCCGGATCGCTGCCCATCCGGATCACCGCGCCGACGAACGCGAGGCGCTTGCCGTCGTATTTCGTCTTCGCGGCGGCCATGTCCTGCGTATAGGCCTCGATCACGACGCTGTAGCGCGCATCGATCGCGGGCTCGTCCGACGATGCGGCGCAGGCGTTCTGGTGAACGCCCGCCAGCATCACGCACGCCGCAAGCGCGGCCGTCGCGAACGGCGCGGAAATCTTTTTCATTGGGTGGTCTCCCGTCAGGCTTGGTGGTTGAAATGATTGAAAGCGGCGCGGTGCCGGTTGCCCGGCATAACGCCAGATGAATTCGCTTCCGTTTTAATCGTTCGAATGGCGGAACACGGCTGCGATCACTTCACCACCCGCATGGTCGAGTGCGGTACGTTGCGTCGCGCCGAACGCGACGTGACAGGAAGATGACATGGTGCGGCCCCCGGCTCTCATTGAATTTCACTGCGTCTGATTTTGGCCGCTACGGTAGCAGACGGCCGATGGCCCGGCAACCAAGGCCCGCCCGCCGCCGACCACCTCATTACAATTGCAAATAATTCTCATTACGTATATCATCCGCATCCCGGTTGCGGCGCAGTGCTGCGGCCCGCGACACGATCCTTAGCACGCCGTCCTGCATCGATTCATGCCATCCCGTCGAACCACCCACCGCGCCCGGACCCTTCGTCCGTGGCGCACGAGCCTGCCTGCCCTGATCACGCTTTGCGTCGCAAGCGGCGCGCATGCCGACGCCGCCGACCCCGCCAACGCCAAACCCGTTGCGTCCGCATCCGCATCGACGCCCACGACGCCCGCCGAACACGAACTGCCGGCCATCAGCGTCAACGCATCGGCGGCCGTCGATCCGACGATCGGCTATCAGCCGCGCACCAGCAGCATCGCGGGCGGCAGCGACCGCCCGCTCAAGGAGATTCCGCAATCGGTCGCGGTGGTCAGCAGCAGCGTGATGCAGGACCAGCAGGCGCGCTCGCTCGACGACGTGCTCGGCAACATCAGCGGCGTCACGCAGACCAACACGCTCGGCGGCACGCGCGACGCGTTCACCAAGCGCGGCTTCGGATCGAACAACGACGGCTCGGTGCTCGTCGACGGCGTGCGCACGCCGGTGCTGCACAGCTATCTCGCGACGATCGACCGCGTCGAAGTGCTGAAGGGCCCTGCTTCGCTGCTCTACGGGATGCAGGACCCGGGCGGCGTGATCAACCTCGTCACGCGCAAGCCGGAAGACACGTTCGGCGGCTCGATCTCCGCATCGCGCACGAGCCACGGCGGCAGCAGCGCGCTGTTCGATCTCACGGGCCCGCTCGGCAAGCCCGGCCAGGTCGCCGGCGGCACGCTCGCGTTCCGGCTGACCGGCGAATACGACACGAGCCGCTACTGGCGCAGCTTCGGCCGCCAGCGCGACGCGCTGATCGCGCCCGCGCTGTCGTGGCACGACGCGAACACGTCGGTCGACATCAGCTACCAGTACGTCGACTACACGACGCCGTTCGATCGCGGCACCGTGCTCGTGAACGGCCAGCTCGACGATGCGCTGCGCTATCGCCGCTACGAGGAAGCGTGGTCGCAAAGCAGCGGCATCCAGGAAACGCTGCGTGCGCGCATCGAGCACCGCTTCTCCGACGCGTGGCGCGTGCGCGCGACCTACGGCTGGGGCCGCGACCGCTACGACCAGTACATTACCCGCGGCAACTCGTTCAACAGCAAGACGGGCGCAATGACGCGCTCGTCCGATGCCAACCTCGGGCGCAACGACTCCGACCAGATCGCGACGCTCGGCCTGCTCGGCAACGTGACGCTTGCCGGGATGAACCACGCGATCTACCTCGGCGGCGAATACGAGCGGCAGCGCAGCTTCCGCGGCGACACGATCCGCGGCAAGGCAACGACGGGCTTCAATCTCTACGATCCCGTGTACGGTCTGCTCGCACCGGGCGGCATACCCAACCCGAAGCAAAGCGATTCGCGCTCGGTGGTGCACGCATATTCGATGGTCGTGCAGGACTCGGTGAAGCTCACCGAGCGTCTCACCGCGGTCGGCGGGCTGCGCTGGGAAAACTGGCAGCAGGAATCGGGGATGGGGCGGCCGTTCGTGTTCGCCGACCGCTCGCGCGGCAATGTCTGGCTGCCGCAGTTCGGGCTCGCGTATGCGCTCACGCCGGGGCTGACCGCGTATGCGAACGTGAGCCGCTCGTTCAAGCCGAACGTCGCAACGAACGTCGCCGCGCCGCTCGCGCCGGAATACGGCCGCGTGCTCGAGGCCGGGCTGAAGTTCAGCCTGAAGCCCGCGATCACGGGCACGCTCGCGGTCTACCAGATCGACAAGCGCAACGTCGCGGTCACGAACGGCGACATCACGTCGACGATCGGCACCGCGCGCTCGCGCGGGATCGAACTCGACGTCGCGGGGCAGATCACGCGCCACCTGAGCGTGATCGGCAGCTATGCGTATACGAACGCGACCGATCGCGACAGCAATACGCCGCTCGTCAACGTCGCGCGCCACACGGGCAGCCTGTTCGCGGTGTACGACACGGCGATCGCGAACCTGCCCGGCCGCTGGCGCTTCGGCGGCGGCGCAAGCCTGGTCGGCACACGCTCCGGCGACACCGCGAACAGCTTCACGCTGCCCGGCTACGTGACCGTCGACGCGTTCGCGGCCTACGAAACGACGATCGGCAAGTTCCCGACGCGCTTCCAGCTCAACGTGAAGAACCTGCTCGACAAGACCTACTACCCGTCGAGCAACAACAACCTGATCGTCGCGGTCGGCGAGCCGCGACTCGTCACGCTGACGACGACGGTGTCGTTCTGACGGCCCGGGCAGTCGGAAGCCGGGCCCGGCTCGACGTCATTCCGCCGTCGGCGGACAGACCCGGTAGAACACGACGCTGCACAGCAACAGGAAGCCGGCAAGGATCGCCATGCCGGTGCGGATGCCCGCATAGCCGATGATCATCGCGCCGAGGATCCCCGACAGGCTCCCGCACGCGTTGATCAGCGCGAGGCCGGCCGCCGCGGCCGCACCGGACAGCACGCGTCCCGGCAGCGTCCAGTAGATCGGCATCAGCGACAGGATGCCCGACGTCGCGACGGTCAGCATGATCAGCGCGAGCCAGAAGCTGTCGTGCGCCACCGTCGCGACGAACAGGCCGACGGCGGCCAGCGCGACCGGCACCACGCCGTGCCTGCGCAGCCGCCCGGACCGCTCCGCGACCTTCGCGTTCATGTACATGCAGATCGCCGCGACGCCGAACGGGATGGCCGTGAACAGCCCGACATCCAGGCTGTTCGCGACGCCGGCATCATGAAACAGCGTCGGCATCCAGAACGTCAGTCCATAGAATGCGGTGTTGAAGAGGATCATCACGACGATCAGCGCATAGATCTTCGGTGTCCGGAACGCATCCGCGACGCGATGCGACTTGAACGCCGCCTCCTTCGCGACATTCGCTTCGATGATCTGCTTCTCGCGCGGCGTCAGCCAATCGACGTCGGCCGGCCGGTTCCGCAGCAGCGCCAGGATGACGACGCCCAGCACCACGGACGGCAGCCCTTCGAGCAGGAACAGCCACTGCCATCCCCTGACGCCCGCCACGCCGTCCATCGTCTCCATGATCGCGCCGGACAACGGCGCACCGAACACGACGGCAATCGGCAACGCCATCAGGAACAGCGAATACATGCCGCTCTGGCGCCGGGCGGGCAGCCACGTGTTCGTGTAATACATCACGCCCGGAACGAACCCGGCCTCGCATACGCCAAGCAGGAAGCGAAGCGAGTAGAACGCGGCCTCGTTCCTCGAGAAGATCATCAGGGTCGACACGATCCCCCACGTGATCATGATCCGCGCGATCCATGCGCGTGCGCCGACCCGCCGGAGGATCAGGTTGCTCGGAATCTCGAACAGCATGTAGCCCCAGAAGAACACGCTCGCGCCGAGTGCGAAGGACGCATTCGTCAGGCCGAAATCGGCCGCCATCTGCAGTTTGGCAAAGCCGATGTTCACGCGGTCCAGATAGGACATGATGAACCCGAGGAAAAACAGCGGGACGATCCTCAGTATCACCTTCCGGTACAACGCATCTTCGTGCAGTGCTTCGGTGCTTGCGCCGAGCGCAAGCGTGACGTCCGCCTTCATGATCAGTTCTCCGGATTAATACAGGAACCTCGACGGCGACGGGATCGATCCGTACGCTGGTACGTTTCGCATGCTCGTGGCGGGCCGGGCCGCCTGCCGGCGCCGCGTCACGGATTCTGCGGCCTCATCGCTCCGCAAGCGCGAGCACGTCGGCCCAGATTCCGTCGTCGACGGCAACGCCGTGCCGCCGCTGTTCGATGCGGGTTCGCAGCGCGCTTTGCCCGGGATACAGCACCTCGTCGCTGTCTTCCGCGACTTCCGACGTATTCACGTAATCGGCCACGCCGTCGGCGACCTCGTTCGTGAACGCTTCGCCGCCCAGCTTGCGCGGGTCGATCAGGATGAACACCTGCGAACAGCCGGTGCAGCTTCCCTGCTGCACGGCATCGATCCCGTTCGTCGCCAGCCCCTCCGACAGCACGGCGGCCAGCACGTCGAGCATGATCGCGAATCCCGAGCCCTTCCAGTAACCCATCGGCAGGATCCGCATCGACGCCTCGATCGGGCCGGGCTCGACGGTCAGCTTCCCTTCGCTGTCGAAACCGGCGGGAAACGGCATGTTTTTCCCCTTGAGGCGGGTCGCCTGCAGTTTGCCGTACGAGTACTGCGACATTGCCATGTCGAGCACGATATGGCCCTTGTCCCGCGGCACCGCCATCACGAACGGGTTGTTGCCGACGCGCGGTTTCTTGCCGCCCCAGCCCGGCATGCAGGATTCGGTATTCGTCCAGCAGATCGCGATGTAGCCGCGATCCGCTGCGTGCCAGCCATACGTCCCGCCGCGCATCCAGTGGGTCGTGTTGCGCAGCGCGACGATGCCGACGCCCTGCTCGTCGGCGATCGCCATCGCGCGCTCGGTCGCGGACAACGCATTCAGAATGCCGGGGCCGCGATTGCCGTCCAGGATCTCGATCGCGCCGAAGCGCTTGACCGGCGTGGGGGCGCCTTGCAGATTCACCCAGCCCTTGCGGACGTAGTCGACGAAGCGCGCGACGCGATTGATGCCGTGGGAATTGACGCCGTCGCAGGTCGCCTCCGCATGAACCCGTGCGCAGACGCCCGCGTCGTGCTCGTTCATGCCCGCATTCAGGAGCGCGAGATAAATGGCGCCCTGCAACTCCTCGAACGGAATTCGGATCATCTTGCGTGTCTCCTGAAGTTCTTGTGGTGCGGTTCGATGCGGAACCGGATGCCGCCGCCCCGGCTCGCGGCGCGAACCGGTATCAGCCGCCCGCGAAATCGAGCAGGATCTTGCAGCTCTCGGCAGGCCGCTGCTCGGCCATCTCGAACGCCTGCGCGACGTCGCGGAAACCCACCTTGTGCGTGACGATATGCTCCGGCTGGATCAGCCCGCGGCCGATCCAGTCGATCACCTGCGGGAACATTGCGCAATTCAGTCGCGATGCGGCGAGCGTCAGTTCCTTCTTCGTCAGTTCCGCCTGCACGATCGCCGACGGTTCCGACGAGAAGCCGAGCACGCCGATCCGGCCCGCCGGCGCGGCGATCCGCACGGCCTCCTCGAGAATCGACGGATGGCAGACCGCGTCGAAGATCAGCGTCGGGCCACCGTCGACGCCGCGCTGCGCCAGCGCGTCCGGCAACGACTCGACGCTCGTGTTGATGATCTCGTCCTCCGCCGCGCCGCACTTGCGCGCGAGCTGCAGGCGCGCGTCGAGCCGGTCGGTGATGAACGCGCGGATGCCGTACACGCGCTTGAGCACCTGCAGGATCGTCAGCCCGACGGTGCCGGCGCCGTAGA
Encoded proteins:
- a CDS encoding porin; this translates as MKTKLGAALATATALAGPACAQSSVTLYGIIDTGVSYYNNAAHGGSFTGMPTLTGEVPSRWGLRGTEDLGGGYQAFFVLENGFQPGTGALNYGGRLFGRQANMGVNSPFGALTLGRQMNMSMIVLTNADVIGPSIHSMADFDSYLPNARSDNAIGYKGTFHGVTLGATYSFGRDAAGPAGPSATGCAGQVPGDIVACRQYTAMLAYDASNFGLAASHDVMRGGGSALAPLNNPAYTDTRDIVAGYVKIGPAKLGAGWIRRNLAAAEHLQADIVFAGGTYYATPYLALDLQGVRYLQRRENSEGGTNATLLVGRASYFLSKRTTVYTSAGYMFNSTLAANAVAAGGTVGTGMNQLGVMAGIQQKF
- a CDS encoding TonB-dependent siderophore receptor, with amino-acid sequence MPSRRTTHRARTLRPWRTSLPALITLCVASGAHADAADPANAKPVASASASTPTTPAEHELPAISVNASAAVDPTIGYQPRTSSIAGGSDRPLKEIPQSVAVVSSSVMQDQQARSLDDVLGNISGVTQTNTLGGTRDAFTKRGFGSNNDGSVLVDGVRTPVLHSYLATIDRVEVLKGPASLLYGMQDPGGVINLVTRKPEDTFGGSISASRTSHGGSSALFDLTGPLGKPGQVAGGTLAFRLTGEYDTSRYWRSFGRQRDALIAPALSWHDANTSVDISYQYVDYTTPFDRGTVLVNGQLDDALRYRRYEEAWSQSSGIQETLRARIEHRFSDAWRVRATYGWGRDRYDQYITRGNSFNSKTGAMTRSSDANLGRNDSDQIATLGLLGNVTLAGMNHAIYLGGEYERQRSFRGDTIRGKATTGFNLYDPVYGLLAPGGIPNPKQSDSRSVVHAYSMVVQDSVKLTERLTAVGGLRWENWQQESGMGRPFVFADRSRGNVWLPQFGLAYALTPGLTAYANVSRSFKPNVATNVAAPLAPEYGRVLEAGLKFSLKPAITGTLAVYQIDKRNVAVTNGDITSTIGTARSRGIELDVAGQITRHLSVIGSYAYTNATDRDSNTPLVNVARHTGSLFAVYDTAIANLPGRWRFGGGASLVGTRSGDTANSFTLPGYVTVDAFAAYETTIGKFPTRFQLNVKNLLDKTYYPSSNNNLIVAVGEPRLVTLTTTVSF
- a CDS encoding MFS transporter, whose product is MKADVTLALGASTEALHEDALYRKVILRIVPLFFLGFIMSYLDRVNIGFAKLQMAADFGLTNASFALGASVFFWGYMLFEIPSNLILRRVGARAWIARIMITWGIVSTLMIFSRNEAAFYSLRFLLGVCEAGFVPGVMYYTNTWLPARRQSGMYSLFLMALPIAVVFGAPLSGAIMETMDGVAGVRGWQWLFLLEGLPSVVLGVVILALLRNRPADVDWLTPREKQIIEANVAKEAAFKSHRVADAFRTPKIYALIVVMILFNTAFYGLTFWMPTLFHDAGVANSLDVGLFTAIPFGVAAICMYMNAKVAERSGRLRRHGVVPVALAAVGLFVATVAHDSFWLALIMLTVATSGILSLMPIYWTLPGRVLSGAAAAAGLALINACGSLSGILGAMIIGYAGIRTGMAILAGFLLLCSVVFYRVCPPTAE
- the yiaK gene encoding 3-dehydro-L-gulonate 2-dehydrogenase, with the translated sequence MIRIPFEELQGAIYLALLNAGMNEHDAGVCARVHAEATCDGVNSHGINRVARFVDYVRKGWVNLQGAPTPVKRFGAIEILDGNRGPGILNALSATERAMAIADEQGVGIVALRNTTHWMRGGTYGWHAADRGYIAICWTNTESCMPGWGGKKPRVGNNPFVMAVPRDKGHIVLDMAMSQYSYGKLQATRLKGKNMPFPAGFDSEGKLTVEPGPIEASMRILPMGYWKGSGFAIMLDVLAAVLSEGLATNGIDAVQQGSCTGCSQVFILIDPRKLGGEAFTNEVADGVADYVNTSEVAEDSDEVLYPGQSALRTRIEQRRHGVAVDDGIWADVLALAER
- a CDS encoding Zn-dependent oxidoreductase, which codes for MLSVVVDRPNSMGVREVPLPVPAAGEVRVKVRYAGICGSDLHIFHGKNPFVSYPRIIGHEFVGTIESVGEGVDAARLGETVAVDPVISCGDCHACTIGRRNVCRHLTVLGVHRDGGFSQYTCVPAGNAYRIPAEIADTCAAIVEPFAVAANATSRTGVLPGDVALIYGAGTVGLTILQVLKRVYGIRAFITDRLDARLQLARKCGAAEDEIINTSVESLPDALAQRGVDGGPTLIFDAVCHPSILEEAVRIAAPAGRIGVLGFSSEPSAIVQAELTKKELTLAASRLNCAMFPQVIDWIGRGLIQPEHIVTHKVGFRDVAQAFEMAEQRPAESCKILLDFAGG